One window of Triticum dicoccoides isolate Atlit2015 ecotype Zavitan chromosome 5A, WEW_v2.0, whole genome shotgun sequence genomic DNA carries:
- the LOC119301067 gene encoding sodium/proton antiporter 1-like produces MALSSYLLAGSRAASPSLPSLPSLRRRSCHRPPPLATTPPLATTPPPLPSTQRWRRSLRFCASSPSSSPPPPVPPEDEEPVDYELSESSGNCDPLCSVDEVSSQYFEANYKPKNDLVKALTILATALAGAAAINHSWVAANQDIAMVLVFALGYAGIIFEESLAFNKSGVGLLMAVCLWVIRSIGAPSTDVAVQELSRSTAEVSEIVFFLLGAMTIVEIVDSHQGFKLVTDNISTRNPKTLLWVIGFVTFFLSSVLDNLTSTIVMVSLLRKLVPPSEYRKLLGAVVVIAANAGGAWTPIGDVTTTMLWIHGQITTLKIMQGLFVPSVVSLMVPLALMSLTSEANGSSQESSSLLSSEQMAPRGQLVFAVGLGALVFVPVFKSLTGLPPFMGMLLGLGILWILTDAIHYGESGRQRLKVPQALSRIDTQGILFFLGILLSVGSLEAAGILRQLANYLDANIPNADLIASIIGVASAIIDNVPLVAATMGMYDLTSFPQDSDFWQLVAFCAGTGGSMLIIGSAAGVAFMGMEKVDFFWYLRKVSGFALAGYVAGIITYLAGQNIHLSLPTSLAEIPFITGS; encoded by the exons ATGGCGCTCTCCTCCTACTTGCTCGCCGGCAGCCGAGCAGcctccccttccctcccctccctcccctcACTCCGCCGCCGCAGCTGCCACCGTCCGCCGCCCCTTGCCACAACCCCGCCCCTTGCCACAACCCCGCCCCCACTCCCTTCCACCCAGCGATGGCGCCGCTCGCTCCGCTTCtgcgcctcctccccctcctcgtcgcccccgccgcccgtgccGCCCGAGGACGAGGAGCCCGTGGACTACGAG CTGTCGGAGAGTAGTGGAAATTGTGACCCTTTATGCTCCGTTGATGAAGTTAGCTCACAGTATTTTGAAGCTAACTACAAGCCAAAGAATGATCTTGTTAAAGCTTTAACTATCCTTGCAACGGCTTTGGCTGGGGCAGCTGCAATAAACCATTCCTGGGTCGCTGCTAACCAG GACATTGCAATGGTGCTAGTATTTGCTCTTGGGTACGCAGGTATCATTTTTGAGGAATCACTGGCATTTAACAAAAGTGGAGTTGGATTACTGATGGCTGTTTGTCTATGGGTTATCAGAAGTATCGGG GCTCCCTCGACCGATGTAGCTGTTCAAGAGTTGAGTCGGAGTACTGCTGAAGTTAGTGAAATAGTGTTTTTCTTGCTTGGTGCAATGACCATTGTGGAGATTGTTGATTCACATCAAGGTTTTAAGCTGGTGACTGACAATATATCTACTAGAAATCCTAAAACACTTCTCTGGGTG ATTGGCTTTGTAACCTTCTTTTTGAGTTCTGTCTTGGACAACTTGACTTCGACTATTGTGATGGTGTCCTTGCTCCGGAAACTAGTACCTCCATCAGAGTACAGAAA GTTGCTAGGTGCTGTTGTTGTAATTGCGGCTAATGCTGGGGGTGCATGGACACCAATTGGTGATGTGACAACCACTATGTTGTGGATTCACGGTCAGATTACGACTTTAAAAATAATGCAG GGCTTGTTTGTCCCTTCCGTAGTTTCATTGATGGTCCCACTGGCCCTGATGTCCCTCACCAG TGAAGCAAATGGATCGTCTCAGGAATCTTCAAGTTTGCTGTCATCAGAGCAAATGGCTCCTCGAGGACAACTTGTATTTGCTGTTGGACTTGGAGCCCTAGTGTTTGTTCCAGTGTTTAAATCTCTCACTGGATTGCCACCTTTCATGGGGATGCTCCTTGGTCTTGGCATTCTCTGGATTCTGACAGATGCGATACATTATGGAGAATCTGGAAGGCAGAGATTGAAAGTTCCACAAGCGCTTTCACGGATTGATACACAAGGAATTCTATTCTTCTTAGGTATTCTGTTGTCGGTTGGCAG CTTGGAAGCAGCAGGGATTTTGAGGCAGTTGGCGAACTATCTTGATGCCAATATTCCAAACGCTGACCTCATTGCAAGTATCATTGGTGTAGCATCAGCAATTATAGACAATGTTCCACTTGTTGCTGCAACCATGGGGATGTATGACCTGACTTCATTTCCTCAAGATTCAGATTTCTGGCAGCTTGTTGCGTTCTGTGCTGGTACGGGTGGTTCGATGCTTATCATCGGCTCTGCAGCAGGAGTGGCTTTTATGGGAATGGAAAAGGTGGATTTCTTTTGGTACCTTCGCAAG GTGAGTGGTTTCGCCCTTGCAGGTTATGTAGCTGGCATCATCACTTACCTAGCTGGTCAGAACATCCATCTATCTCTTCCCACTTCACTGGCGGAGATCCCGTTTATCACGGGTTCGTAA